Genomic window (Streptomyces cadmiisoli):
GTAGCGGATCAGTCCGGATATGTAGAGCAGCCACTGCATGAAGAACGTGACCCTCAGGTGAGTGGTGGGGACTCCCGACCAGTCGAAGATCTGCTCGGAGAGCCAGTGGTTCTGCGTGGTCTTGCTGTGTGCGTGGGGTCGGGACTGGTAATGCGACATGTTCACGATGAGCTCGAGGTCCCGCTCCTTGGCGGCCTGAGCGAACATGACCGCGGCCTCGACGAGTCCTTCACCGATCGGATAGTTGAAGTAGGCGCGCTGGACGCCCTCCATGGCCTTACGAACGTCGCGGAAGTTGAGCAGGTCGCCGAATACGACTTCGGCGCCCTTGTCACGCAGTCGCTGTGCCCGCTCGTCGTCCGTGCGGACCATGGCGCGCACGTGGAAGCCTTCGGTGAGCAGGTAGTCGACCATGGGCCGGCCGGTCTCGCCGTTGGCTGTCGTGATCAGAATCGTGGTCATTGCTTCCTTCTTCTTCGCTTTTCTGGTGCTGCCGGTGCAGGGGCCTGGTCTCCTGGCGCTGTGCCTTCCGGGAGGGCCGCAGAAAGCGGGAGCGCAGGAATGGACTGGGTGCGGTGCGTCCTTCCGGTGGGGATGAGATGTCCCTCTCCAGAGCCGGCCGATGCGTCACCCGGTGGGTATCACTGCCGGCGCCGAGCCGGCGCCTGCATTTAGATTACGAGTGACATCTAAAAAGGGCAAGGGCCCCCGCCCCCCTTTTTTTTGCGGCGGCACACGATCAGCCGGTCGCCGACAGCGCCTCGTGTGCGGCTTGGAGGATCTCGTCGGACAGCGGGGAGTCGTGCGTGGCCCGAGCGAGGAGCAGGGCGCCCACCATGGTGGCCAGGCGGACCAGACCATCGCCTTCACCCTCGGCGCCGAGCCACTCGGCGAAGTCACGCACCCCGTCCGAGTACACCCGATGCGCTGCCGGGTTCCCCGGATCACGGGCCATGTCGACCGCGAGCCCGGCCGAGGCGCAGCCGTCGGCCGCGTCGTCGCGATGCTCGGCCGACAGGTACCAGTCGATCAGTGCCCGGCGGGCCGCGTCACGCTCCCCACCGTGCTCATCGTCCGCCTGCGTGCGACGCCCCTCCAGCTCGACGAAGGCTCGGGCGGTGGCCTCACCGACCAGCGCTTCTTTGGAGGCGAACTGCTTGTAGAACCCGCCGTGAGTCAATCCGGCCGCCTGCATCACGTCAGCAACGCTGATGCCGGTGCCCTTGTCCCGAAACAGCCGGGCAGCGGTGGCCACCACACGCTGCCGATTCTCCTGCGCCTGAGCTTGCGATACACGTCCCATCGGATCCCCACATTCAAATAGATTTCGAGTGTCACCTATCCTAGACGCCTTCTGGTCGGCACGGACCCGGCACCGCACTGCCCGGTGGACGGCATGCCACTGCGCGAACGAGCCTCAACGAGGGGTGTCGTCCATGTCCCGTCGAGGACGGGGCGGTCCCCGGGGGCGTAGACACGTGAACCCTGGCGTGCGAGTGGGACCAGCGGTCTACGCGGCGGGACCTCTTCCCTGTCGGCGTGACGCTGCAGATGGAGGGCAATGGGGCAATGGCTGCCACTGTGCGCCATCGCTTGCTCGCTCTGCTCGATCCGGGGTCGGCAGGTCCCGGTCGGCTTCGGCTCCACCGAGACCCCGCCGGGCCACCGCCGCCGCTGTGTACAGGTCCTCCGGCGGTCCGTGGTCCTCGTAGCAGGACGGTTGCTCGCCTACGGCGCGATCTCCTCGATAAGCTGCGGGCCATTGTTGCGGACGCTGTTGACCGCGGTGGAAACGGGCCGGGCGTCCAGAACGCCACCCGCGGGCTGGGT
Coding sequences:
- a CDS encoding TetR/AcrR family transcriptional regulator, producing MGRVSQAQAQENRQRVVATAARLFRDKGTGISVADVMQAAGLTHGGFYKQFASKEALVGEATARAFVELEGRRTQADDEHGGERDAARRALIDWYLSAEHRDDAADGCASAGLAVDMARDPGNPAAHRVYSDGVRDFAEWLGAEGEGDGLVRLATMVGALLLARATHDSPLSDEILQAAHEALSATG
- a CDS encoding NmrA family NAD(P)-binding protein codes for the protein MTTILITTANGETGRPMVDYLLTEGFHVRAMVRTDDERAQRLRDKGAEVVFGDLLNFRDVRKAMEGVQRAYFNYPIGEGLVEAAVMFAQAAKERDLELIVNMSHYQSRPHAHSKTTQNHWLSEQIFDWSGVPTTHLRVTFFMQWLLYISGLIRYGRYVMPFDKESRFAPIAGRDIALTAANVFASPAEHGGQIYALTGPVEYSHEELAAEVSRVLDKSLPFEQVTAVTFLEMLGIGDDITKLKHFEAVTLDQREGRLAGITDTAPRINGQPLTTVEEFITEHRSAFELDYPEPNA